From the Malus domestica chromosome 17, GDT2T_hap1 genome, one window contains:
- the LOC103405675 gene encoding probable polyol transporter 4 has translation MGLVGVPEIGNGEMGMSGIPLGTKNKYKRMDSEPEVELTEENEDGASRHHLQQIRSKKTRKYVLACAIFASLNSVLLGYDVGVMSGAIIFIQEDLKITEVQEEVLVGILSIVSLFGSLAGGKTSDIIGRKWTMALAAVVFQAGAATMTLAPSFEILMIGRLFAGVGIGFGVMIAPVYIAEISPTIDRGSLTSFPEIFINLGILLGYVSNYAFSGLPAHINWRIMLAVGITPSIFIGFALFVIPESPRWLVLQNRVDEARSVLMKTNEKESEVEDRLNEILAAADNSSAGKYEEKSVTSELMNPSPSLRRMLITGFGIQCFQQITGIDATVYYSPEIFQEAGIKNKQNVLAATVAVGVTKTVFIMVAILLIDKLGRKPLLYVSTIGMTICLFSLGFTLSFLGKGQFGVAMAILSVCGNVAFFSVGIGPVCWVLTSEIFPLRVRAQAAALGGVGNRVSSGLVAMSFLSVSNAISFGGTFFIFSAVAALSVVFVHTCVPETKGKSLEQIESLFQTEHDQKGGQVELGDVEHLVQKG, from the exons ATGGGGTTGGTGGGTGTTCCAGAAATTGGAAATGGAGAAATGGGTATGTCTGGGATTCCATTGGGAACCAAGAACAAGTACAAGAGGATGGATTCTGAGCCCGAGGTCGAGCTCACAGAGGAAAACGAGGATGGTGCTTCTCGCCACCACCTTCAACAAATCAGGAGCAAAAAAACCAGGAAATATGTCCTCGCCTGCGCCATTTTTGCCTCTCTCAACTCTGTTCTTCTTGGCTATG ATGTAGGTGTCATGAGTGGAGCTATCATATTCATTCAGGAAGATTTAAAGATAACCGAGGTACAAGAAGAAGTTCTTGTTGGGATTTTGAGCATTGTTTCGCTTTTCGGTAGTTTAGCCGGCGGTAAAACATCAGATATCATTGGTAGGAAGTGGACCATGGCCTTGGCTGCTGTTGTCTTTCAAGCAGGTGCAGCTACAATGACCCTTGCTCCTTCATTTGAAATATTGATGATTGGAAGACTCTTTGCGGGCGTTGGAATTGGCTTTGGTGTCATGATTGCCCCTGTTTATATCGCTGAGATATCACCCACCATTGACAGAGGCTCACTCACCTCATTCCCAGAAATATTTATAAATCTGGGAATTTTACTCGGCTACGTCTCAAACTATGCATTTTCTGGTCTTCCGGCACATATAAACTGGAGGATAATGCTTGCAGTAGGAATCACGCCTTCAATTTTCATTGGTTTTGCACTTTTCGTAATCCCCGAGTCTCCAAGGTGGTTGGTCCTTCAGAACCGTGTTGACGAGGCAAGATCAGTGTTGATGAAAACAAATGAGAAAGAAAGTGAGGTGGAGGACAGACTGAATGAAATACTAGCAGCCGCTGACAATTCTAGTGCGGGGAAGTATGAGGAGAAAAGCGTGACGAGTGAACTAATGAATCCATCTCCTTCACTTCGTCGGATGCTTATCACAGGTTTTGGAATTCAATGTTTTCAACAGATAACAGGAATAGATGCGACTGTGTACTACAGCCCCGAAATCTTCCAAGAAGcaggaataaaaaataaacaaaatgtaCTTGCTGCAACTGTTGCAGTGGGTGTCACAAAGACTGTTTTTATAATGGTCGCTATTCTTCTTATAGACAAGCTCGGAAGAAAGCCCTTGCTCTATGTCAGCACGATTGGAATGACGATTTGtttattcagtttaggatttaCTCTCTCTTTTCTTGGGAAAGGACAGTTTGGCGTTGCAATGGCAATTTTATCCGTATGCGGAAATGTAGCCTTCTTCTCTGTTGGAATTGGACCTGTTTGCTGGGTTTTGACATCTGAAATCTTCCCTCTAAGGGTGCGTGCGCAAGCAGCAGCACTCGGAGGAGTGGGTAATAGGGTGTCCAGTGGCCTGGTTGCCATGTCTTTTCTCTCAGTTTCCAATGCAATTTCATTTGGTGGAACATTCTTTATCTTTTCTGCAGTCGCTGCTCTTTCTGTCGTATTTGTCCACACCTGTGTTCCAGAAACCAAAGGAAAGTCATTGGAGCAGATTGAGTCGCTTTTTCAAACTGAACATGATCAGAAAGGAGGTCAAGTGGAACTAGGAGATGTCGAGCACCTTGTGCAGAAAGGATGA
- the LOC139193460 gene encoding uncharacterized protein, whose protein sequence is MNVSRHQIYRAKRLSKLIIEDSYKEQYARLWDYAEQLKVANKGSTMVISNKMEGDQPVFRRMYVCLEACKKGFLEGCRPVIGVDGCHLKGPYTGQILTAVGVDRNNGMFPIAYAIVEIENKSSWIWFLELLKADLNIENGAAWVFISDKQKGLIPAIQSVLPTTEHRMCWRHLYNNFKASHPGLALKNTLWALATSNTIPWFDVEMEKMKQQDEKAWIWIQKRPPQN, encoded by the coding sequence ATGAATGTTAGCAGGCATCAAATATACAGAGCAAAGAGGTTGTCCAAGTTGATTATTGAAGATAGCTATAAAGAACAATATGCTAGGTTATGGGACTATGCAGAACAACTAAAGGTGGCTAATAAAGGAAGCACAATGGTTATAAGTAATAAGATGGAGGGCGATCAACCAGTTTTCCGTAGAATGTACGTGTGCTTAGAAGCTTGTAAGAAAGGTTTTTTGGAGGGGTGTAGACCTGTGATTGGTGTGGATGGTTGCCACTTGAAAGGACCATACACGGGTCAAATTTTAACCGCTGTTGGAGTTGATAGGAATAATGGTATGTTTCCAATTGCTTATGCTATAGTGGAAATTGAAAATAAGAGTTCATGGATTTGGTTCCTTGAACTTTTGAAAGCTGATTTAAATATTGAGAATGGGGCAGCTTGGGTGTTTATAAGTGACAAGCAAAAAGGACTCATTCCTGCCATTCAGAGTGTCCTTCCAACAACTGAGCATAGAATGTGTTGGAGACATCTATATAACAACTTTAAAGCATCGCACCCAGGACTTGCATTGAAGAATACATTGTGGGCCTTAGCAACATCCAATACTATTCCATGGTTTGATGTAGAGATGGAAAAGATGAAACAACAGGATGAAAAAGCTTGGATTTGGATTCAGAAAAGGCCTCCACAAAATTAG